A region from the Medicago truncatula cultivar Jemalong A17 chromosome 6, MtrunA17r5.0-ANR, whole genome shotgun sequence genome encodes:
- the LOC120580901 gene encoding soyasaponin III rhamnosyltransferase produces the protein MDSIVHNENENCKPLHVVMLPWLAMGHIYPYFELAKILAQKGHTVTFISSPKNIDQMPKIPTAIQPFINLVKSPLPHIEQLQGGESTMTVPSNMIGYLKLAYDGLQDDVAVILKTSKPDWVFYDFAADRLPLIAKSLNIPCAHYNIVPAWNICFFNRPKDHEVDMYSPLNWVPYQTTLHLKPYEIMRTMSSIENHSGRRLALDLNKVYSSCDLFLIRTSRELEGEWLNCIFDQYKVPVVPVGLLPPSMQIRDDEEEENNPDWVKIKAWLDSKESSSVVYIGFGSELKLSQQDLTELAHGTELSHLLKYSTTF, from the coding sequence ATGGATTCAATTGTTCATAATGAGAATGAAAATTGCAAGCCTCTTCATGTAGTAATGCTCCCCTGGCTAGCTATGGGACACATATACCCTTATTTCGAGTTGGCCAAAATTCTTGCTCAAAAGGGACACACCGTCACCTTCATAAGCTCCCCTAAAAACATTGATCAAATGCCCAAAATTCCCACAGCAATTCAACCATTCATCAATTTGGTAAAATCACCTTTACCACACATAGAACAACTACAAGGTGGAGAGAGCACTATGACTGTTCCATCAAACATGATTGGTTACCTTAAGTTGGCTTATGATGGTCTTCAAGATGATGTTGCTGTGATACTCAAAACTTCAAAGCCTGATTGGGTTTTCTATGATTTTGCAGCTGATCGGTTACCACTAATAGCCAAAAGCCTCAACATTCCTTGTGCTCATTACAACATAGTCCCAGCTTGGAACATATGTTTCTTTAATCGACCAAAGGATCATGAAGTAGACATGTATAGCCCACTAAACTGGGTTCCTTACCAAACAACCCTTCATCTCAAACCGTATGAGATTATGAGAACAATGTCATCAATTGAAAATCATTCTGGAAGAAGGTTGGCTTTAGATCTCAACAAAGTATACTCAAGCTGCGACCTTTTTCTTATCCGAACCTCTAGAGAACTTGAAGGTGAAtggttaaattgtatttttgacCAATACAAGGTTCCTGTGGTTCCAGTTGGATTGCTCCCACCATCCATGCAGATAAGAGACGATGAAGAGGAAGAAAACAACCCTGATTGGGTGAAAATCAAGGCATGGTTGGATTCGAAAGAATCATCTTCTGTTGTTTACATTGGATTTGGGAGCGAGTTGAAGTTAAGTCAACAAGATCTAACTGAGTTAGCTCATGGAACTGAGTTAAGTCATCTTCTGAAGTattcaacaacattctga